In one Nicotiana tomentosiformis chromosome 6, ASM39032v3, whole genome shotgun sequence genomic region, the following are encoded:
- the LOC104096660 gene encoding pectin acetylesterase 8-like, which translates to MRRVASRWYQWIIFLLICSVMKVKAEVLPNKVAKTLVQDAFSKGAVCLDGSPAAYHYDKGYGDGVNNWVVWLEGGGWCKRVEDCGRRFNYSNGFSNHMDSKSFYGLLSNSKTSNPEFYNWHRIMIRYCDGSSYTGDVELVDKATNQHYRGARIFQAIMEELLAKGMKNAKNAILSGCSAGGLGTMFHCDRFRSLLPSTVRVKCLSDGAYFLLDNDFKRAKILESTYRGVVNLHNSAKMLPPSCTSRMNPTSCFFPQHIQQDIKTPLFILNSAYDSWQIVDTVIPFADRQDFAENCKKNLSKCSPDQQKMLQGFGAEFLSALPKSYSPSQRGMYINSCLMHCQTDHDWSWNSNSDLLNNKTIAKVFGDWFFERDPSREMVKQQDLPQICSPPS; encoded by the exons ATGAG AAGGGTAGCATCAAGATGGTATCAGTGGATCATTTTCCTACTGATTTGTTCAGTAATGAAAGTAAAAGCAGAAGTTTTACCAAACAAAGTTGCTAAAACGCTTGTTCAAGATGCCTTCTCAAAAGGAGCTG TTTGTTTGGACGGAAGTCCAGCAGCATACCATTATGACAAAGGGTATGGAGATGGAGTCAATAATTGGGTAGTTTGGCTTGAG GGAGGAGGATGGTGTAAACGTGTGGAAGATTGTGGACGCCGGTTTAACTACAGCAATGGCTTCTCTAACCATATGGACAGTAAAAGTTTCTACGGGTTGCTAAGCAACTCGAAAACGTCTAATCCAG AATTTTACAATTGGCACAGAATTATGATCAGATATTGTGATGGATCTTCTTACACAGGAGACGTTGAATTAGTCGATAAA GCTACCAATCAACATTATAGAGGTGCAAGGATTTTTCAAGCGATTATGGAGGAACTACTAGCGAAAGGAATGAAGAATGCCAAAAAT GCTATTCTATCGGGTTGTTCAGCTGGTGGATTGGGAACTATGTTCCATTGTGATCGTTTTCGATCTCTATTACCAAGCACAGTTAGAGTAAAATGTCTCTCAGATGGTGCCTACTTTTTGCTCGA CAATGATTTCAAGAGAGCCAAGATATTGGAATCAACCTACCGTGGAGTGGTTAACTTACAT AATTCAGCCAAAATGTTGCCTCCATCATGTACTTCAAGAATGAATCCAACATCT TGTTTCTTCCCACAACATATACAACAAGATATCAAGACCCCACTTTTCATACTCAATTCTGCATATGATTCATGGCAG ATAGTAGACACCGTTATACCATTCGCAGACCGACAAGACTTTGCAGAAAATTGTAAGAAAAACTTAAGTAAATGCTCCCCCGATCAGCAAAAGATGTTACAAG GTTTCGGGGCAGAATTTTTAAGTGCATTACCAAAATCATATAGCCCTTCACAGAGAGGAATGTATATCAACTCTTGCCTCATGCATTGTCAAACTGACCATGATTGGAGCTGGAATAGTAATAGTGACTTGTTGAATAATAAG acaATTGCAAAGGTATTTGGTGACTGGTTCTTTGAACGAGATCCCTCACGAGAGATGGTCAAACAACAAGATCTGCCACAAATCTGTAGTCCGCCTTCTTAA